A window of Phoenix dactylifera cultivar Barhee BC4 unplaced genomic scaffold, palm_55x_up_171113_PBpolish2nd_filt_p 000432F, whole genome shotgun sequence genomic DNA:
GTTTCCAAGCTTTAGCGATTGAAGTTGCACACAGTTACCTAATTGTTTTGGTACCCTTCCTCTTAGTTGATTTGCTGACAGATCAAGAATCTCCAAATTAGATAGCTCTCCGAATTCTGGATATACCTCTCCAACAAGTTGGTTGTTGCTCAAAGTCAAGATATAGAGATTAGTTAACTTGCTCAGATCCTTTGGAATCTCTCCCAATAGATAGTTCGAGGAAAGGTCAAGTTGTTGTAGTCGAGTCAACTTTCCGAGTTCTGCTGGTATGCTTCCGGTAACCTTGTTGCTGGAGATTCTTAAGAGTGACAAATTATGACATCCTCCCCAATTTGGCGAGAGCTTACCAGACAATTTATTGAAGCTTAAATCGATGTACGAGAGATGTGGATACACTCCAAGATTTTCAGATATATCCCCAGATAGTTGGTTCTGCTCGAGTCGGACTCTGCCTAGGCTTGTACAGTTTTTCAAGCTTTTGGGAATTGGACCTTCAAAATGGTTGTTGTTCAATGTGAGATAATATAGAACTCCTCCTTTGCATATGTCATGGGGTAAATGGCCTGAAAAACTATTGTTCGACAATAGGAGAACTTTCAAATTTGTAATATTGTTAAATTCCCGAGGCAAAGAACCAGATAGTCGATTGTAGAATAAGCGCAAATCAATAAGGTTTGTTAAGCTTCCAAAAGATGGAGGGATCGAGCCAGACATTTGATTAGCGGATAGCGCCAACGTATTAAGCTTCCTCAAGTTTCCTAATTCATGAGGAATTGGTCCAGAGATCCGATTTTCAAAAAGGTTCAAGAATTCAAGCTTGGTTAAATTTCCGACACTAGCAGGGATGGAACCATCTAAAAGGTTGGTATTGATATCCAAATATCTCAAGCTTACCAAATTTTGTATTTCATGAGGAATTGGTCTAGAGATCTGATTTTCAAAGAGGTACAAGAGTTCAAGCTTGGTTAAATTTTCTAAGTTGTTGGGGATGGAACCTGCTAAACTATTTTGTGCGAGTGATAGCTCAGTTAACTTCACTAGATTTCCTATTTCATGAGGAATAGATCCAGAGAGATGATTGCCCCAAAGGTATATAATATTAAGCTTGGTTAAATTTCCTAACCAACTGGGGATGGAACCGGATAAATTGTTTGATGAGAGTGATAGCTCAATTAACTCCGCTAGATTTCCTATTTCATGAGGAATTGGTCCAGAGATCTGATTTTCAAAGAGGTACAAGAGTTGAAGCTTGGTTAAATTTCCTAAGTTGGTGGGGATGGAACCTGCTAAACTATTTTGTGCGAGTGATAGCCTAGTTAACTTTACTAGATTTCCTATTTCGTGAGGAATTGATCCAAAGAGATGATTCTCCCAAAGATTGAACCAGTTAAGCTTGGTCCAGTTTCCCACGCTAAGAGGGATGAAACCTGTCAGACTATTATTACCCATGTCTAAATAAACCAGGTTTACGAGATTCCCTAATTCGGGagggatggagccagatatccCGTTGTTGGAGCAATACAATAATTGAAGCCGGGTTAAATTTCCCAAAGTAGGAGGGATGGAACCTATTATATAGTTGGTGGAGATTGTCAACTCCAAGAGACTCTCGAGCCTTCCTAATTCCTTAGGGATGGTACCTGAAAAGTTATTCTGGGATAGGTATAAGAAGTTAAGCCTTGTCATATTACTTAGCCAAGGAGGGATGGAACCGCTTATCTGATTGTCGCTAAGATTGAAGGAGTTGAGCTTTGTCAAAGAGCTGATTTGTAGTGGAATTGTCCCTATGAAGTTATTAGTACAGAGATCAAGAGAGGTGAGCTTCGAAAGAGCAGATATGGTGGGAGGGATGCTTCCATGGAGCTCGTTGAATGTGAGGTTGAGACTAGTAAGTGATGACAGGGCGGAGAAGTTGAGTCCATTCAGCGTTCCTGCCAGACCCATATGGGCCAGATTCACCTCCCTGATCACATGTCGGCCTTGACGTGTGATGTTGCATGTGATTCCAGTCCAGTTGCATGGATTGGTATCGAGGTTCCAAGATTCAAGTGATCCTTGGCTCTGGAGGCTGGCTTTCCACTGGAGGAGGGCCCTcccttgggatgcaagtgaagCTGATGCCAAGGCAAGAAGAAATGAAAGGATTAGAAACAGAAGAAGGGTGGAGAGGAATTTTGGAGATGACACAGATTCCATAGCTAAGGTTCTGATAGGCCCAAGGTGTTTTAAGGTTCTTGTGGTTGTTGAGAGAGAGTTTGAGGCCTTTTATAGCCAATATCTTGTTGcatattcctttgcatgtctaCCGTAAGGGACgggtgatagaaatttttgcgATGCTTTTAATATTCCAAGCTAAACGAGGGTTGGGGGATGGTGACTTTTCCCAAACCCTACGGAACCGGAATGGACTTTTCTAACATGTCATGCTCCATTCAACCAATGGGTGACTGGCATGTAATCAATATCGGTGGGGCCATCATGTCCGCCTTGTTTTCAGTTTTATCTCTCACCTCTACGCCAAATGAGCCTTGGCGTGGCGCGTGGTGCACGCGGCGTGGATTAAGGTGGAATGCATCACTAAAAGCCAAAAGAAAGGGATAGCATTTGATCATTAAATTAAAATGAATAGTGGGAGttttataacctttaaacacGTATATTGGTGAAGAAAGAGAGCATCCTCGAAATTAAAGAATCCTCGAATTTTCTGGACCTACAGAATGTTGGTTTAGCAAATCTACATTTAACCATTGCACATATATGGCGTCGGTATTGCAAGTTGCACAAATCCCTTCATGCCGTGTCTCGTAGAAAATGTTTCTTATGGAGAAAAAGAGTGCCATGTAGCATTATAAATATAGAATATCAAAAAGTGCAAAGCCTTTGACAGATATTGCATTTCAATCTTACACATCAACCCATGCTCCAATTTGGTTAAATtaacaaaaagacaacccaaaatgactattgggcctcacaccggtatgaggcccaatagtcccacatcggaaagactcaatTCGGAGCCTGAGCATTTGAAGCGGGTGTTTCCTAATTCTGTAgatgcgttttgggtggaaaacaaaaccggagagaAATCTGAGCGGTGTGTGCGGCGCGTGTACGGGCCCCGAAACTGGACAATATCTTACAGGGGAGCCCCATGTTCCCCTcttatgtggcccccacgtagaAACTGGGTGCCGCACGTGCCCCGCAGAGGCGGGGCgtaacatttggtatcagagtcgaggacggctcttgtccgatggtagGAAGAGTGTGAGGCTTAATAGTCCCACATAAGAAAGACTCGGTCcgaagcctgggcatatgaggcgagtGTCTCCTAATtctgcagacgcattttgggtgAAAAACAAAACTGGAGAGGACTCTGAGCAGCGCGTGCGGCGCGCGTGTGGGCcctagaaccggacaatatttgGCAGGGGAgctccgtgttcccccctcatgtggcccccacgtgggtacTGGGTGTCTCACGTGCCCCGCAAAGACGGGGGCGTGACACTAACAACTAGGAATTTGAAGGCCCCAGGTACCTGCACATATGTGAAACTTGATAACGGGGACCGACAAAGCATAGTGGTTGCCACCTCGCCAGCACCTAGCAGGTTTTAGCTTTCTAGGAGTTGTGCTCAATGGACCAATATGAATTTTGACTAGCTTGCAAACTTGACTTGAGAAATGTTGGCTAAACAGGCCAATATTCCTTTTGTCCTGATGAATTATAGCCTAGAAGACTCGCTAGTCTTGCAAAAATGTGGTCCCCATTAATCTGTGACTCGGTGCAACTCATGGGGACTAAAAGAGCAGAAAACTAACGCCAGTGTGGTGGGTTAAAGGACAGGAATCTCTAGATTATTGTCGACTTCTCCCATAAAGGAGATTGTTACAACTGCTTCCCTTGATATTCGAGCCTTTAATACATGTATAGCACTTGCAGCTCTCCACAGTGTAAAATATGCACAACAAAGGTTTGGGACCTAACAATAACTAGGATATGTAGATATTCATACGGAACAGTAGCGATGTCACCTTAATCCCTCATCTATCTAGGGTCATGGTGTAATGTAAGATGAGTGGCTAAGCTTGCATTCTTTAATTTCGaggattttctctttcttcaacgtgtttaaaggttataaaaCTCCCACCATTCATTTTAATTTAAGAATCACATGCCAAATCTTCCTTTTGGCTTTTAGTGATGCATCTATTTCTCAAATGGGATGGAGACGGCAGTGGAAGTGTGAAAacccagaaaaaaaaaggaaagggttGACGGgctggcccgaaaagaccgagCCCATCTCCCttttacgatcgtgccctaggcacgatcgtggaagaggAGCGTTGCAGGGGGCGGCGTGAGTTGATTTGTCGGAGGAGACCAAGCACCGGAGAGGCGACGGTtccgagatccggccggccgcggAGGAAGCCCTAAAGCCCTCCTTCCTTCGGTGAAGACCCTCCACAAATTAATCGGGTGAAGAGAGGATTTTGATCCGAGCTCGCTCAAGGAATTCCTCCACCGATTTCTCGCCGGAACACCccgtcggaccgaggtaagcgtGACTCCTTCCCTTGCGTTTCATTTGCTAGGTTTTCGGATCGTGTTGGTGGGGTTTTGGCCGgtgaatcgtcggagaagagcccgaaacagggtacccctgtttcggcctctctcttccagagcttgccgccgccggccgtcaGGTTGGCCGGGATCTATGGTCTTGGGGGTTGAATCGAGACTGTGGGAGGGATTGCAGGTTTGGTTGGAGATGGGGGGTGGTAGAtccgaggtcttcttcctcgtgatcccgtcctctcctcctcttcccctcgttggttggccaccggcggcgacaACGGCGGTCGTGGGCCACTGTGGCTACCGTCGGGTGGGGGGggagccgagccaccatcaGGGTGGTCTTCCATTGATGATGGAGGAGggggaagggaggaaagaggTCCTGCCGGttcttggaagaagaagaggaagggaccacctcttcctccctctcttggccggccaccatcgccggcgactgtaacagtggcggccggcgacgGTTCGGCCAGTGGTGGCCGAGGGTCGGGAGGGTAGTGGCTGAGGGTTGGGAAGGTGGTGGCTGCTGCCCTTGGACCAAGAAATAGGGAACGGGAGATGTACTCCCATCCGTGAAGAGAGAAGggtcttctttccttctctctcgttCATCCTCCTTTTGGTCTTTTCACCGAGACCGGCACCCGTCGCCGGCATAGCGGCGGCCATGGCTGGTGACGAcataggccggtggtacaaggtggggggtcgggccaccccgactgtccCGAGATCTGGagagattgagatgtttggggacttggtgatggaccccatagcaGATGTGAATTatagtttaaaatatttaaatattaaatgatttagtttatgatttgtaattgatgttgtaggagaagagtcagcggtgccaggagattttgatcaggggactcagcaccccagcgcgtaggttgtgattcggatccctgtttgagtcagtctacaatttcttgtaagaatccctacatctgagcacctctatgcatatatttgatttatcgttggatttattttataattatgttgttatttattttattagctGATATGGTACCTATGAGGCgtgcattttgtttattatgaaaatattgaaataattaaattgggaagaaatagcatatttttgagaatttatgaaaatatgtgatgtgattgaaatgtgattaacatgtaaaactagatatgtaaaatgggttggactaaccttgtcatgaaatagcctctacgagcttatgcgtaggataactgccacgagctgatgcgtgggatagcctttacgagctgatgcgtgggatagcctccacgggcttatgcgtgggatagctgccacgagcttatgtgtGGGATTTgcgcagtcttggactgggttatgatcttggttagtccaaagtcaGAAGTGAAAAATCTTAAAACTTGGGAATCAGAGTAATATGagatggatcacataatgtgaaaaaagatttatgtatatatacttgttatatatacttgttgtttgttgagctttttgaatgatgaaatgacatttatttgttgctttgattattttattattattactgtgtgtggctgttgggattcttactgggctggaaaagctcatactacacttactttctttttcaaagACACTGGATTTGTAGAGTCCATCTGATGGAACGAGAAATGAGATCGATATGGAGTCtgactgctagatagttagaagttaatttatcttttatttatggacatttgaaattacGTAATTaatcagtacattttagttggatttgatttaattacatTAATCATTAATTTTGGCATTTATGTGGATATTATACCTTTTAGGCCTTACATGATCTTTAGGGTTTTACTTTAGGGATTATGTGGCCGTGTCACGTGGTCGACCTGAATGATGAATTTGGGGCGTGACAGGAAGAAATTATATTCCACACCAATCACGGAAGATATTCATAAGCGGACTGTATCCGCTGAAGGATAAGTTCGAAGCCCATAGCACTAGCACTAGCGGACGGTAGAGGCCAGACTCGAGGGAGATATAACTGAAGACTTTTTATTGACGCAGGAGATAGAACTGTACATGATGGCAACATAGTGCCCAACAAATGGAAGAAATTATATTCCACACCAATCACGGAAGATATTTATGAGCTGGCAGCAACCACTGAAGGATAAATTTGAAGCCCATAGCACTAGTGGGCATGGTCTAGCGGATGCTTTATTTAGATGAATGATGTTCGGTGGGGCAGGCTACTCATATTTTTCTTACGAACCTATGGGATTCCATGAGACATGTTTGAcgagagtttttttttcaaattttctgAGAATCGATTTTCTTTCGATTGAACAGTCAGATGCCGACAGTAGTTGTTGTCTATGTGAGGATCCATGAgggcatatgtttagtcccacatcggttattcatcgagaagatcttggatacttatacaggatcaaggaattcaaataataccttccggctagctattttgggtgagctcCTGAGTTGatacaaatagtattagagcaaaactcggcccatagcctatgtggactgAGGTACACTACAGTCGGGTTCATggaggctgaccacgggcctatcatggtatttgtgattagatttgaatggatttgaacttttAGCTTGACGAAGACATCGGGGCTTGAATGGGAAGAGTATgtaaggatccgtgcgggcgtgtgtttagtcccacattaattattcgccgagaagatcttggatgcttatacaggatcaagaaacccaaataataccttctggctagctattttgggtgagctcctgagttgttacaatgtAAATGTATACttcttttggaaaagcttgctaAACGACACGTTACATTCAtctttggcaaaaaaaaaaaaagtgtcgaCAATCACTAACCTCAGCCATCTGTTAATTGGTCCCAACAGCTGGATGTCCCTTATTTTTCTGATTAACAAAAATGAGATGCCTTTGCTGTCCTATATTGCATATCAGATTTGGTTGGAGTCCAAGATTGATTTTAGTGAAGGCAGCCACTCTAGCCTACAACTTCATTCATATGACTGCCGTGATGGATTATTTGATAGCAGGAAAAAACTGTGGCTCCTATCTCGCAACTTCTGCATTCTCTCGAATGATTTATTTCTCTTAGGAGCCACCATCTTCCTTTTTCCTCGAAGTTAACTTTGATGGCTTTGTTCTAAATAAAGGTGATTATGGTGGAACTAGCTTTGTTATAAGTACAAGTGGTTTGCTACTAGTAATACGTGGCATCAGACTTTTTGAGACGATGGTATCAATGGCAAAGTTGCACGCTACATGAGAAGGATTGATATATGGGATGAAACATCTGAAGTTGCCCATATTATACTTGAAGGGGACTCATTGGCAGTAGTTATGCAGCAATCAAATCCATCAACTATTGAGACTAGCTTCCATCCATTGATACTGGAGAATGACTactttttcttatttcttataaaataaaatatgtctATAGAAAAGCTAACAATGTTGCTAATTGGATAATGGTATATATGGTAAATCATACGGAAACTATTTTATGGACTGTTGCATCGGATATCCCTTCTAATTTCATGCATATTGTATTTTTTGATTCATATGGATGTATTTTCACTAGATTGCTAGCCTtaccaggaaaaaaaaaggaaagatgaCCATTGTCTCACTTATAGATTGCACGGCTAAAacccaaaaaaagaaatatacgCCATATTCAAATTTGTGTACCAATATAAACAGTATTTAGTTAAGCAGTATTTgggataatattttattttttgttgttaACTATGAAATTAAATTCTATTCATAATGGTAAAAATAATGATgattatttttatcattatcttatttttaaataattttaatctaGAAATAGTTAAACATTATAAAACTACAACAATTGTTGCAGTAGTCAGCAAC
This region includes:
- the LOC120106016 gene encoding probable leucine-rich repeat receptor-like protein kinase At1g35710, which produces MESVSSPKFLSTLLLFLILSFLLALASASLASQGRALLQWKASLQSQGSLESWNLDTNPCNWTGITCNITRQGRHVIREVNLAHMGLAGTLNGLNFSALSSLTSLNLTFNELHGSIPPTISALSKLTSLDLCTNNFIGTIPLQISSLTKLNSFNLSDNQISGSIPPWLSNMTRLNFLYLSQNNFSGTIPKELGRLESLLELTISTNYIIGSIPPTLGNLTRLQLLYCSNNGISGSIPPELGNLVNLVYLDMGNNSLTGFIPLSVGNWTKLNWFNLWENHLFGSIPHEIGNLVKLTRLSLAQNSLAGSIPTNLGNLTKLQLLYLFENQISGPIPHEIGNLAELIELSLSSNNLSGSIPSWLGNLTKLNIIYLWGNHLSGSIPHEIGNLVKLTELSLAQNSLAGSIPNNLENLTKLELLYLFENQISRPIPHEIQNLVSLRYLDINTNLLDGSIPASVGNLTKLEFLNLFENRISGPIPHELGNLRKLNTLALSANQMSGSIPPSFGSLTNLIDLRLFYNRLSGSLPREFNNITNLKVLLLSNNSFSGHLPHDICKGGVLYYLTLNNNHFEGPIPKSLKNCTSLGRVRLEQNQLSGDISENLGVYPHLSYIDLSFNKLSGKLSPNWGGCHNLSLLRISSNKVTGSIPAELGKLTRLQQLDLSSNYLLGEIPKDLSKLTNLYILTLSNNQLVGEVYPEFGELSNLEILDLSANQLRGRVPKQLGNCVQLQSLKLGNNHLNGSIPFQIGNLVNLQDFLDLSHNSFTGEIPSQFGKLDKLEVLNLSHNELTGHVPPSLSDMMSLLFVDLSYNELEGPLPNNRIFQNAPVEWFAHNKGLCGSVKGLPSCGFHTTSKDDSNKHHKLVLLITVPSILSLFVVFVLLILWKKYMRNDASIEEGGFSIWNFNGEDAYNGIIQATEDFDAKYCIGTGAFSSVYKALLPSGKLVAVKKFHALEIEDSPSKQTFWNEIRALPRFNIGIL